One genomic window of Streptomyces spiramyceticus includes the following:
- the msrB gene encoding peptide-methionine (R)-S-oxide reductase MsrB, with protein MSYDVEKSDEQWRVELTPAEYAVLRQAGTEPAFVGEYTDTKTTGVYSCRACGAELFRSDTKFESHCGWPSFYDPKDTDAVELIADTSHGMTRTEVRCAKCGSHLGHVFEGEGYPTPTDQRYCINSISLRLTPDEG; from the coding sequence ATGTCGTACGACGTCGAAAAGTCCGACGAGCAGTGGCGCGTGGAACTGACCCCCGCCGAGTACGCGGTCCTGCGCCAGGCCGGCACGGAGCCCGCCTTCGTAGGCGAGTACACGGACACCAAGACGACCGGCGTCTACTCCTGCCGGGCGTGCGGCGCGGAACTCTTCCGCTCGGACACGAAGTTCGAGTCCCACTGCGGCTGGCCGTCCTTCTACGACCCGAAGGACACGGACGCGGTCGAACTGATCGCGGACACCTCCCACGGCATGACCCGCACAGAGGTCCGCTGCGCGAAGTGCGGCTCGCACTTGGGCCACGTGTTCGAGGGCGAGGGATATCCGACCCCGACGGACCAGCGGTACTGCATCAACTCGATCTCGCTGCGGCTGACCCCGGACGAGGGCTGA
- a CDS encoding dipeptidase, which yields MPYEFHHRAVVADTHNDLLMAVTARPPRRWAAFFRDQWLPQLREGGVDLQVLPVFIDDRFRPEGALRETLRMIECAHTLAEGNADAVRLCLDGDDIDAALAEGRIALVLALESAPGVDANVELFPTLHRLGVRIASIAHWGRTPLADGSGEDATGSRLTEAGVEALAEMERLGILFDVSHLSASGVAHVLELATRPVMATHSSSRALRDHHRNLTDAQIRSIAATGGTVCVNFLPEFLADDPAACTLDRLTDHIEHITEIAGADHVGLGPDFIQEVIGDTTPPCCETDYGFPWSLPGIEGPRGLPLVTEALLNRGLPEDVVRKILGGNVLDLFRKELGRPNYN from the coding sequence GTGCCCTACGAATTCCACCACCGTGCCGTAGTAGCCGACACCCACAACGACCTGCTCATGGCGGTCACCGCCCGCCCGCCCCGCCGCTGGGCGGCCTTCTTCCGCGACCAGTGGCTGCCGCAACTCCGCGAAGGCGGCGTGGACCTCCAGGTGCTGCCCGTCTTCATCGACGACCGGTTCCGCCCCGAGGGCGCGCTGCGCGAAACCCTGCGCATGATCGAGTGCGCGCACACGCTGGCCGAGGGCAACGCGGACGCGGTACGGCTGTGCCTGGACGGCGACGACATCGACGCGGCCCTCGCCGAGGGCCGGATCGCCCTGGTCCTGGCCCTGGAGAGCGCCCCGGGCGTGGACGCGAACGTCGAACTCTTCCCCACCCTCCACCGCCTGGGCGTACGTATCGCCTCCATAGCCCACTGGGGCCGTACGCCACTTGCCGACGGCAGCGGCGAGGACGCCACCGGAAGCCGCCTCACGGAGGCGGGCGTCGAGGCTCTCGCCGAGATGGAACGCCTCGGCATCCTCTTCGACGTGTCGCACCTGAGCGCCTCCGGCGTCGCCCACGTCCTGGAACTGGCCACCCGCCCGGTCATGGCCACCCATTCCTCGTCCCGCGCCCTGCGCGACCACCACCGCAACCTCACCGACGCCCAGATTCGCAGCATCGCGGCAACGGGCGGCACGGTGTGCGTGAACTTCCTCCCGGAGTTCCTGGCCGACGACCCGGCCGCATGCACCCTGGACCGCCTGACCGACCACATCGAGCACATCACCGAGATCGCCGGCGCCGACCACGTGGGCCTGGGCCCGGACTTCATCCAGGAAGTCATCGGCGACACCACCCCGCCCTGCTGCGAGACCGACTACGGCTTCCCGTGGTCGCTGCCGGGCATCGAGGGCCCGCGCGGTCTGCCCCTGGTCACGGAGGCACTGCTGAACCGGGGCCTGCCCGAGGACGTCGTCCGCAAGATCCTCGGTGGCAATGTCCTCGACCTGTTCCGCAAGGAGCTGGGCCGCCCGAACTACAACTGA
- a CDS encoding organic hydroperoxide resistance protein: MNALYTAVATANGREGRTVSSDGQIDLPLAMPPALGGNGQGTNPEQLFAAGYAACFASAMGAVARQMKVDTKDVSVTAEVSIGKDDTGFGLAVVMRVELPDALAGETGRRLVEATHAYCPYSKATSGNIEVELVIE, encoded by the coding sequence ATGAACGCGCTGTACACCGCTGTCGCCACCGCCAACGGCCGCGAAGGCCGCACCGTGAGCTCCGACGGTCAGATCGACCTCCCCCTCGCCATGCCCCCGGCCCTCGGCGGCAACGGTCAGGGCACCAACCCCGAGCAGCTCTTCGCCGCCGGGTACGCCGCTTGCTTCGCCAGCGCGATGGGGGCGGTGGCCCGCCAGATGAAGGTCGACACCAAGGACGTCTCGGTGACCGCCGAGGTCTCCATCGGCAAGGACGACACGGGCTTCGGACTCGCGGTCGTCATGCGCGTGGAGCTGCCGGACGCCCTGGCGGGCGAGACGGGCCGCCGACTGGTCGAGGCGACCCACGCCTACTGCCCGTACTCCAAGGCCACCAGCGGCAACATCGAGGTCGAACTCGTCATCGAATAA
- a CDS encoding MarR family winged helix-turn-helix transcriptional regulator: protein MTPPPTADPVLPAVSDAELLRLDHQVCFSLHAASRAFGGVYRDALKDLGLTYPQYLAMLVLWEHGPQPVKAIGEQLRLDSGTLSPLLKRLETAGLVRRERSAADERSVTVQLTEAGAEMRERALPVPRRILAATGLSIEEILGLQGLLGRLTGALDEAQL, encoded by the coding sequence ATGACGCCCCCGCCGACCGCCGACCCGGTCCTCCCCGCGGTGTCCGATGCGGAGCTGCTCCGCCTCGATCACCAGGTCTGCTTCTCTCTGCACGCCGCCTCGCGCGCCTTCGGTGGCGTCTACCGTGACGCGCTCAAGGACCTCGGCCTCACGTATCCCCAGTACCTGGCCATGCTGGTTCTCTGGGAGCACGGCCCGCAGCCCGTCAAGGCGATCGGCGAGCAGCTGCGCCTCGACTCCGGCACGCTCTCCCCGCTGCTCAAGCGGCTGGAGACCGCAGGCCTGGTGCGACGTGAGCGAAGCGCCGCGGACGAACGCTCCGTAACTGTCCAGCTGACGGAGGCGGGCGCCGAGATGCGTGAGCGGGCGCTGCCGGTGCCGCGCAGGATTCTTGCCGCGACCGGCCTTTCGATCGAGGAGATCCTCGGCCTTCAAGGGCTCCTGGGTCGCTTGACGGGCGCTCTCGACGAGGCTCAGTTGTAG